In Lolium perenne isolate Kyuss_39 chromosome 5, Kyuss_2.0, whole genome shotgun sequence, the sequence AGCTAAATTCAAATCGTGGACATGGTTGATATCTAAACCTCCACGGCCACGCCAGTTGTAAAACGAAACTGAGCAACTCTTGAAGCCCTATTATCGAactgaagtttcttcttctgttCTGCAATAAACTCCTCGCTGGTGGAGCCAACCTGAAATATCATAAACTCTAGCACTTTTGCGTTGAGTACAAAGAATGTGGCAAAGTTAATTTCAGACCAAATGCCCCGATAAGATGATATCACTATTGTCTTTAGACGAATATCAAGACATCCGATAAGCTTTCGGTGTTTACGACGCCACAAATTCTTTTCCCCTGTTGACCAACCCTGTAAAGAACACATATAAAAAAATTAACAACTTCAAGAGTGAAAAGATCAAATGAGCAGTTCAACACTAGCTACGTACGAACTATCGATGATGCAACGTTACCTGAAGGGAGAGCTTCTCCAAGCACGGAAAACATTTCATCAATTCAATAACTATATCCAAATTAAGGGCCATCATACAAACCGATAAATCCTTGACAGTGCGCACCACCGTCGCCAGGCTATCAACGCGCAATCCCTTGAACATACATGGAAGACAACATTATGCACATGTGTAGCAGATAAGTAATTTTTCCACACACAcataagcatgttaggatcctcgTAAATGAAAGAAGTATGATTACAAATACCACAATTACCTGAATCACTGTGGAGCCAAACACTAGTCGGGTGGAGTAGTCCACGCCGTCACGCTTGTGCTCATTAAGGATGCCCAATGTCTCCAGTTTGGGCGCGGAAACAATGGATGCATGCAAACCATCGTTGCAGATATCCTGTAAGATTTCGAGGCAAGGGGCACTCTCAATGATGAGTTCCTTTAACTCGATTGGATCCGTCTGCTCAGGTTCATCAGTCCCGCAGCCATAGATATGGATCTTTTTAATGCTATGGGAGTTGATCCGGAGACAACTGAACCCGTAGGTGTACGTAATAGACAAGCACTCGAGAACGGGGCAAGAAGCAATCAAGCTGTGAATTGAGGACTCCGAGATGATGACACACTCGATTCCTAGCTGCTTGAGCACGGGGAAGCCTAGTCCTTGGACGGTGCTGCTTTTGGAGAGGTCGCATCCTCCGATGGTGAGGACATGGAGGGTGGCCTTGAAGCGAAACGTCGATGCCGGCACCTGGTGGCATCGGTCGTACCATACATCGAGCTCCTGCAGGTTATCCAGAGCGGGGGACCGGAGCCAGGCGTCCATGGTGGTAGCTGCTCCGTAGATGCTTCGTCCGTGGCCATCGGGGATGCAGAAGCGGCAACCGGGGCCTTGGTGCGAGGAGAGGATGCGTGACACGACACCAGCGAATTTACCCCGTTTATCCGGATGGTTGATGAGGCTACGGCCTTCGAGGTTAAGAGGGGCGgagcgccagaggtggcgccaccgggAGGCTAGGATTCTGGTGCGGGCGTCGTCCTTGGTGGGGAGGAGGGTGATGATCTCGCCAAGGACGGCGTCGGGGAGGGCGCTGATGTGGTCtacgcctcctccatcttcatccTTGCCCGGCGACACCGATCTGCCCCTTTTTGACCTAAAACCTCCCGCCTCCATTTCCATCTGCATGGGGAACAGGGGGGGGGCTAGGGTTTGCCTCGGTCAAGAGGGCTCACTGCCGGGGATCAGGGGTCACCGGAgaagggaggcggaggaggaaggagGTGTGTGGGCCGGCCGGCGGCGGGTTGGTTCACCAACAAGGACCAGAGGGGAAGAAGAACAGGCCCGCCTGGCTCTTATATACGAAATCCTAAAGGCGCAAAATAAACATTCCGTTTTTTTACAGTATATTCTACAGTACGTATTCGGTTTGGTTCATCACCTATTATATTAACTAGGAAGTTTGCGGCGcggcgcacgccgcgcccgtgttgTCTATGGTGCGGCATTCTTTTTTTAAAAACGGCGTTTTTAGGTGTAAGAGTGCGGGATTCTTTTTCAAAAATAGCTGAAGAAACATCTAAAACTCGACCGCGCCTTTGGTATAATGATCGTTGGTTACAATTTTGTAGAAATAATACAATATTTGGGTTGCTAAAGTACAGCAGAAGTGCCAATGAAATAGACGGCGAATGGTTCATTGCTTTTGTGTCTAGATTGTTGGTTAAAATATtgtagaaataaaacaatatctGGGTTGGTTGCTGAAGTACTGTAGAGATATCTGGGTTGGTTGCTGAAGTACTGTAGAAGTATCGGTGAAATAGGCGGCGAATGGTGGAGTGCTTTTGTTTTCGGTGTTTCTACAAAATGAAATGGTAGTATTTCTCTGGCCGAAAGAGGCAACGGGCGATGGAGTAGAAGAAGGTCTAGACGGCGGTAGTTGTTGTGCCTAGAGCATTTTTGGACTTGCTACATGCTACTGAAAGAGGCGGCGAACGGTAGAGTAAGTATATTTTTCTGAAGGTGCCCGGCGAACGGTAGAGTAAGTATATTTTTTTGAAGGTGCTTTAGAAGAATATAGTAATATTTTTTCGGGTGAAAGAAGCGACGAATGAAGTATTTTCATAGGGTAAAAGATGGCCGTAGTCTAGACGAAAGATGGTTAAGTAACAACATGTTCTGATGGTTCCCGAGCAAATGTTAGTACTATTTCCCCAGATAAAAGAGCCATCCGATGGTCGTCGTAGTATAGGAGACAGAATGGTGGATAAACTATATAGCTCCGAGGAGATTTCGTAGAGAAGATGATATGATTTTCCCGGCTAAAAGAGGCGGCAGACGGTGGATTTTTTTTGTTTCCGGTGTTGCTACCAAAGAAGGCAATAGTACTTCTCTCGGCTAGAAGAGGTGGCGGAGGTGCCCGGCGAACGGTAGAGTAAGTATATTTTTTTGAAGGTGCTTTAGAAGAATATAGTAATATTTTTTCGGGTGTAAGAAGCGACGAATGGAGTATTTTCATAGGGTAAAAGATGGCCGTAGTCTAGACGAAAGATGGTTAAGTAACAACATGTTCTGATGGTTCCCGAGCAAATGTTAGTACTATTTCCCCAGATAAAAGAGCCATCCGATGGTCGTCGTAGTATAGGAGACAGAATGGTGGATAAACTATATAGCTCCGAGGAGATTTCGTAGAGAAGATGGTATGATTTTCCCGGCTAAAAGAGGAGGCAGACggtggatttttttttgtttccggTGTTGCTACCAAAGAAGGCAATAGTACTTCTCTCGGCTAGAAGAGGTGGCAGATAGTGTAGGAAATATATTTTTCGAATAAGATTGCAGTAGTATAGACGGCATACATGCAAAGAGTAACTATACTTTCAGAAAATATCATAGAAAAAAGGAGTAGTATTTTCCTAGAATAAATAGTGTTAACAAATGATGCAGTTTGTCCCAATAATTGTTCATGTAGCAATTTGCATACATGTACTGTTCATATGCATTTGCATGAACAGTAGCCAAGGGGCTGAGGAGGCAGCAAATGGGGTCAGCCTTTATATATAGtatagtatatatatatatattactcTCTGAAGCTGCTATCCATGGATCTCAAGCACGAGCTGCGTTCTCCGCCCAAGGCTGCCAAATCATATTTACAGATTCTAATCAAATCCAATATCCATCTGGTTGTACCCAACCGCATATCATCAGAACCCAGGACTTTAAAAAACTGGTCAAGTTTTTATCTGACCGATGGGTCAATGGACTGAAGGTGTTCGATATTGCTCCAAAAGTGTGGTCGGCAGTGAAAACTCGTTAGAGAAATGCTAGGACAGCATCTGATGGATGCAGGACATGACATAAGTTTTGGATGAAGAAGCCTATGTGCAATGTGTCAAGCTGTGGGTGGCGGTTAATTCAGTTCATACTTCATAGAGAGGTTGAGAGGCAAGACATCTTCAGTTGCCCGTACGTGCTCCAAGAATAATGGCCTATAATTACAAGTCAAAACTTAGCACCAGATAGTTTTTTTTCCATGAAAACAAGACTCATCATCATGCTTGAAATCACAGCAGGGAAAACTCTAATTCCATGGAAACAGAAAAACTCACTTTCTGTTTAAACACGAAGAAGAAAAAAAGGCACTTCAAAGTATTACTAAGAATGTTAAAATGTTCAAACAAATGGGTGTAATGTAAGTCACAACATGTGCGCTCGTGCCCTCATGAGAAAGAACAAGCACTGGTAGGGGTAGTGCAAAGAAAGTTGAATCATGGCGCCAACAGAAACCCATAAAAATAACAACATTCTCATCCAGGAGAAAGCACATACACGGTCCTTGATGTGCTGGAATACAGCTAGTGCCTCCAAATGCCTTCGAGCCGTAATAAAAGCGTTTATTCACAAGTTGAAGATTCGGCTCAATTCCTCCTGCTTGGATTAACTGAAGAACACTTGTGTTCACACAAACCAGCAAAAGTGATAGAGGCATATATGGTGCTGAATGTCTAAAAATGGTAGATATATATATTGATGGTTTTGAAACCAAATACTAAACAAAAAACTTTTTCAATAATTCATGTACAGTTTCAGTCCAAAATAACAATTAATATACAGTACAAAGCTATGTGAAGCTACACACTCTTGGATAGTACTGGGTGACCCATCGAGGCCAGCAGGCACGGACCTTGGGCCAAAATGGGCTGGGTGGCTAAAAACTGGGCTTCGGGCTGATTTTTAATGGACAAATGGGCCAACAACCTCTAAATCCGTCTACCACAGCCCGGAGGCCATCCTAGGCGCCCTCCCCTCGAGTCTATGCCGCCGGTCATTGATGCATGTGCTGGTGGTGCGGAATGGAAGATGAGTGACTGTGAAAGAAAATGGTTCCTGGTTATAAAGGGCGGGAGCATTGGATGCCGACGTGTAGAACGAAACGGCAACATTGATGGACGCGATCAGAGCAAGAGTGAGCCTACTTGCATTGATTGATGGCTAGAGATGGAAGGCCGTTGGGTGGCTTTTATGCTGGCCCTAGGTGCACGCTGGAGATGCCTTCACTCTGCTGCAGAAATGAAAGAGGAAGACAAATGTTGGAGATTCGCAGGGAGAGACGGCAAGAGAAAGGCCGTCGTAGCATCACGAGTCTGTCCTCTGCCCAACAAACTTCTCGCTTGGTGGGGACAGTACTGGCCGCATGAACCACGCCCCCTCCCGGGCCCACCACCCCGCGACGTCAGACGCAACCGCACCAAACCTCAGGCACAATGACACGCGGGCCCAGCCTCCGGCATGGACCCACGCGTCAGCTCTGAATGATTGCCCTCGCGCCGTTATAATTCACGGCGGCGCTCGCGGAGGCGTCGGCGGCTGTGTTAAAAGGCGGGCGATGCTCGCTTCTGCAGCTTCTCGCTCCACCCTCCTCCTCCCGCTCCCCACTCCCCCCGGCGGCGCGCGCGTGCGGCGGCAGCTCGGACCTCCCGGAGGCGCGCGGCTTCGGCGTAGGAGAGGGTCGGCGGCGGTCGCGATGGCGTCCGACGGGCGCGTGGAGCGGATCGCCTCCACCATCCGCGTCATCCCCGACTTCCCCAAGCCAGGTGGGTCCCCCGCCCCTCCCCAGAACCCTAGGTTGTTCCCTTccccgctcgctcgctcgcttagGTCCGATCTGGTTGCTGCGATCTGTGTCGGGAGTCCCTGTAGCAGCGTACACGGACTGTCCTACACACCCACCCACCCACCAGGGTTTCACAGAGTAGCTAAATTCTACTACTGCCAATGCCAGATTGTTTTCTACCATCAGGCGCTGGCCTAGAAAACGAGCTAAATCGTGAAGCGCACAAGCGAGCATTGCATAGTTAAAAAATAACTACCCAAAGCGCGTGAATCGGCGTCGCCGCATATTGCTGCTGTGCTAGATGGATGGAGCATACTTAAGTAAAGGCCTGTACGTTGTTCTGACGGTGAACCAGTATCCAGTACATGCGGGATGTGCCAACTGACACTGCCACCACAAGCAACTGCTGATACAGGCACCTAATTAAGCAGACTAGTCCGGTTCTCTTTTATAGAACAAGCAAATAAATTGCCACTGCAGGTTTAGACCACCTGCTGCTTATCATCATTGATTCAGGCAGTGAATAAACACTTAGTTGGTGCTGGCTCATGAAATATTCTGGCTAGTTAAAAGCCTAGTTTTATTATATACACCAAGCTAAATTGTACTACTGCCAACACAAAATTGCCCCATCAGGTGTTGGCTTGGAAAATGAGTTACTGTGTAGAAAAAAAAACTCTAAAGTGCATATGCGAGCCTTGCCTACATAATACTAACTGAAGCTGTAAATTGGCGTTACTGCATACTCAGTACCTGAAGGATGTGTCAATTGTCGTTGCCACCAGAAGTAATGATGATATAAGCACCTAAGTAGAACACTTTGGTTCTCTTGTACGGAACAAATAAATTTCCATTGTAGATTTAAACTGCCTGCTGCTTGTCATATTCCACGCAACTGAGCAGTTACTTACTTGGTGGCTCATGAAATATTTTGGCTAGTTAAGGCCTTGCTTTACATGTTGGGCAGCAGCTGCATGTGAAGCTATGAACCATTGGCTTATGTGGCGCTATGTGCTGCTGGCGAATACTCAGGACGACGCTTGCTCTAGATTAATGATTGTTTGTGTCGTTTAGTAATGCATATCCTGTCATTTCTTCCTGTAGGGATTTTGTTCCAGGACATCACGACGCTGCTTCTCGATCCGCAGGCGTTCCGTGACACTACCGACCTCTTTGTTGAGCGCTACAAGGACAAGGGCATCACTGTGGTTGCTGGTATGTGAAATTAAGAAGAATCTTTCTTCATGTAAACTGTGCTTGTTATACAATACGGCCAGAATTCAAATCAATTTGAGATTcttattttttctttggtgctcatGTATCATTTCTGTTGCCATCAAAATCAGGTGTTGAAGCCAGAGGGTTCATTTTCGGACCTCCCATTGCATTAGCCATAGGTGCAAAGTTTGTTCCAATAAGGAAGCCCAAAAAGTTACCTGGTAGGTTTGTTGGGTGCTTCATGTGCAGCTGCTGCTGCCTTTGTTAAACAGCCTCCATCTGGGCGCATTATAGATAATAATGTTACATGTTTATATTAGGTGAGGTGATATCAGAAGAATATTCTCTGGAATATGGCACCGACAAGATCGAAATGCACGTAGGAGCTGTGCAGCCCAATGACCGGGTTGTTATCGTGGACGATCTAATTGCAACAGGGGGAACCCTATCTGCAGCTGCCAAACTTATTGGTGAGCTTACTTGCATAAAATTTCTTGAAATAGTTGAGTAAATTATTGTTCTGTTCTAGAAAATCTTGTTAGCCATTGCATGCTCCATTTCCTTGCAAGTTGAAAAATAGATGATAGAAATTTTAGTGCATATGCCCGAATGTGGACAGGATACAATTCTGAATGGTTTTCGTTCATTAGCTCTGATGTTAAAATAGTATTTCTTGAAGGGAACGCACTTCGATATGTGCTTGTTGCATTGCTTTCCTATAATTTATTATATGGTAATTTACTGATTTACTTATGTTATTAAGTGTGCCTTTCTACTTTGTAGAGCGTGTTGGAGCAGAGGTGGTTGAGTGTGCCTGTGTTATTGAACTGCCAGAGCTGAAGGTACATTTTGCTTCCAGTGCACCATCTCCCTGTTTAGATGACCAAAATGTTGTTCACAATCATGTTGAAATTGTTGCAATGTTCTTGTTAGGATTTCTCCATTCACGTATTAATTGTTTTGTTAAGTTTCAATAATATAATTATTGAGAGATTTGCTTCTTGTAGTTACTGGCTTGCTGCATTCAACTATTTGGTCATTTGCGTGCAACTCTTGTTAGCTAGCATGCTCTAGAAATTATGGAACTTTACTTTGATGCGAGTACACACATGTTCTCCACTTATGTATACTAGGAATAGACAGTTTCACCATAAAGCTCCATCTTTTTATTCTCATGCATTTGGCTAATACAATACCTAGCCATTGAACTTTAATCTGAACCTCCAAGAATTGGCTGCACATCTTTGGATGTTGGTTAATGTCTTACTGATAAGAACATTTATTTTTACTTACTAAGTTGCCATCTCTACAACCTGAATTTTGCAACTTAAAGAAGTAATCATAATTATCATGTAGGAGCAACAATGATTTTTAGTTGGAAATTACTTGTAGTTGCTTTGCCATGAGAACATTTCTAATTATGGCATGTATTTCAGGGCCGGGACAAGTTGGGCAACAGGCCTGTTTTTGTCCTTGTGCAGGCGGAAGAATCAGCATGAAACAAGTTATGCCCTTTCGAGTTGTTCCCACCATGTTTGCCTTCTGGAAATAGTGGATGCAGCAAAGATATCCCATGTAACTTCTAGCTAGTTCCTCTTTGGAATGGCTCAATAAAGTTCGATCTTTAAATTTGTTAGCTCACATATTATTTGGGAATGCAGACTTGATTGTTCCCTGTAATCGATGGCTTATTTCTGTAACCAACAGTGCAATTATTCATGTCAATCGAGAATAGTTGTAGTCCAGATTTAATGAACAGTGCTGTCACTTTAGTTCATTTCCTTCCTGGGCATGCTTAATTGTGTTGTTCCAATTAGCTCCTTGAATTATGCCTTTGAAATTCTTGATGCTTTTTTCTGGATGTCCTAATCGAAGATGCCCAAGTATCATTTGACTTCAAGTTCATTATGGATTCAGGAAATAGTCTTGTGTTTACCTTTTGACATTGTACTATTGTATATAAATCTCTGACTTCTAATTTGTTTCCTTTGATATTTTTTTGCTTGAATTATGTGATGAATACTCATTCTCTTTTTCTGTTGTTGCTGGGACCAGGGGAAGAAAAAAAAACTAGTACCTTGTTGTTGAAGCCCATCTACCTTTTAGAATGCTGTGTTGGCGATAAAGTCCTGATATATCTTTGCTTAGATGGTACTGGTGGGGGTGTAGATATCCAGGTGTAATGTTTTTCTCTACTATTTATTTTTGTAGTCGAAAGGATAGGGTTTACGTGATGATATCAAACAGGAATTCTGACCGCATGCTGACTGGACACCAAAATAGTTACTTTCCTGACTAGTTAGAACAGAAGACAAACTAAAAATACACCAAAATAGTTACTTTCCTGACTAGTTGCACTGGTTCAAGGGGGAGGGGGGACTGAAGTTCATATgcatttttctttccctttgaatTTGGTTTCATATGTACATTGTTTTGATAAAATATTTTTCAGTAAATATCTTTAAGCTAAATTTCACTTGAGGTACATATCTACCTTGTAGCTGACATGTTCTTGTGCTG encodes:
- the LOC127304555 gene encoding F-box/FBD/LRR-repeat protein At5g53840-like, with the translated sequence MQMEMEAGGFRSKRGRSVSPGKDEDGGGVDHISALPDAVLGEIITLLPTKDDARTRILASRWRHLWRSAPLNLEGRSLINHPDKRGKFAGVVSRILSSHQGPGCRFCIPDGHGRSIYGAATTMDAWLRSPALDNLQELDVWYDRCHQVPASTFRFKATLHVLTIGGCDLSKSSTVQGLGFPVLKQLGIECVIISESSIHSLIASCPVLECLSITYTYGFSCLRINSHSIKKIHIYGCGTDEPEQTDPIELKELIIESAPCLEILQDICNDGLHASIVSAPKLETLGILNEHKRDGVDYSTRLVFGSTVIQGLRVDSLATVVRTVKDLSVCMMALNLDIVIELMKCFPCLEKLSLQGWSTGEKNLWRRKHRKLIGCLDIRLKTIVISSYRGIWSEINFATFFVLNAKVLEFMIFQVGSTSEEFIAEQKKKLQFDNRASRVAQFRFTTGVAVEV
- the LOC127298902 gene encoding adenine phosphoribosyltransferase 1, with the protein product MASDGRVERIASTIRVIPDFPKPGILFQDITTLLLDPQAFRDTTDLFVERYKDKGITVVAGVEARGFIFGPPIALAIGAKFVPIRKPKKLPGEVISEEYSLEYGTDKIEMHVGAVQPNDRVVIVDDLIATGGTLSAAAKLIERVGAEVVECACVIELPELKGRDKLGNRPVFVLVQAEESA